A DNA window from Arachis duranensis cultivar V14167 chromosome 3, aradu.V14167.gnm2.J7QH, whole genome shotgun sequence contains the following coding sequences:
- the LOC107481572 gene encoding uncharacterized protein LOC107481572, translating to MSLSDLKNNILEKLGVLGSKWVKKLFYKIPMAVVSTGVQYETFAVKADEDIRVLFYCVRSFPEIRIHELFAKLEVGVDSSRASAPVPCPAPRVVHLVRCLRSDHRTEVVGSVPLENAAVIEPPNVVGTGGGLVPYIEDFGGPDQVENAMRDDESDQEPVDIDGDSNDDTGGNPHAQHRPSSSGSHQYPPHFSTLNLEALGQQEDSGNRVGRSSIEFQIGQSFQSKDEAVLSVKDYSIRRGVEYRVIESDHLKYHGKCKEFGKGCTWLIRVALRARKGTWEARRYNGPHTCLATSISSDHRQLDYHVICARILPMVRADAAVTVKVLQQATEADYGFRPSYRKVWMAKQKAVAQIYGDWEESYAELPR from the exons ATGAGTTTGTCAGATTTGAAGAACAACATCTTGGAGAAGCTTGGCGTGTTGGGTAGCAAGTGGGTGAAGAAACTATTCTACAAGATTCCCATGGCGGTTGTCTCGACCGGTGTTCAGTATGAAACCTTTGCGGTTAAGGCTGATGAAGATATTAGGGTTCTGTTCTACTGTGTAAGGAGTTTTCCGGAGATCAGAATCCATGAGTTGTTCGCGAAGTTGGAGGTTGGTGTCGATAGTTCTAGGGCATCCGCTCCAGTTCCTTGCCCAGCTCCGCGGGTGGTGCATCTAGTTCGATGCCTGCGGTCAGACC ACCGAACGGAGGTTGTTGGTTCTGTACCTTTGGAGAATGCAGCAGTCATTGAGCCTCCCAACGTTGTGGGCACCGGTGGTGGCCTCGTACCTTATATCGAAGACTTTGGTGGACCTGATCAAGTAGAGAATGCAATGCGTGACGATGAGTCTGACCAGGAGCCTGTTGATATCGATGGTGACAGCAACGATGACACAGGTGGCAATCCACATGCGCAGCATCGGCCTTCAAGTTCTGGTTCTCATCAGTACCCTCCACACTTCTCCACACTAAACTTGGAAGCTCTTGGTCAACAGGAAGACAGTGGTAACAGAGTGGGGAGATCTTCTATAGAATTTCAGATTGGGCAATCATTCCAGAGTAAAGATGAAGCTGTGCTGAGTGTAAAGGACTATAGCATCCGACGAGGTGTTGAGTACAGAGTCATCGAATCGGATCATTTGAAGTATCATGGAAAATGCAAGGAATTCGGCAAGGGTTGTACTTGGTTGATTCGTGTAGCGCTTCGTGCACGAAAGGGGACTTGGGAGGCTAGGAGGTACAACGGGCCACACACATGCCTCGCAACTTCTATTTCAAGTGATCACCGTCAGCTGGATTATCACGTTATATGTGCGAGGATTCTTCCTATGGTTAGGGCGGATGCTGCGGTTACGGTAAAGGTACTTCAACAAGCGACAGAAGCTGATTACGGTTTCAGGCCTAGTTACAGGAAGGTTTGGATGGCTAAGCAGAAGGCAGTGGCACAAATATATGGAGATTGGGAAGAGTCTTACGCGGAGTTGCCCCGTTGA
- the LOC107481894 gene encoding pre-mRNA-splicing factor SPF27 homolog, with translation MADRDNGDVLMLEAPPSYGRQACSSHAEIIDALPYIDSDYADPKVKFEVDRLVEEEMRRSTKMPADFLKELPPLPTLNFEEYPMVGREYERVRAGRPPVTLDRSRYEFEVPAANKRNDETAWKQALRRSQRLLQYQNIRMENVDLLLKYGTDAWKQHNNRLEVYLTRMQKLAQELGEKIENVNRERKYHQQNTACELNALSMQWKDLCQKNIDIQIACASLEARIKELKTEAAERGWNLEAITENRPLSISEV, from the exons ATGGCGGATCGAGACAATGGCGATGTACTGATGCTGGAAGCTCCACCTTCTTATGGGCGCCAAGCATGTTCTTCCCACGCGGAAATCATCGACGCTTTGCCTTACATCGACTCCGACTACGCCGACCCCAAAGTGAAGTTCGAGGTTGACCGTCTCGTGGAGGAAGAAATGCGCCGCAGTACCAAGATGCCTGCTGACTTCCTCAAAGAATTACCCCCACTTCCCACCTTGAATTTTGAG GAGTACCCAATGGTTGGTAGAGAGTACGAGCGTGTAAGAGCCGGAAGGCCTCCCGTTACTCTTGATAGGTCGCGTTATGAATTTGAAGTGCCAGCTGCCAATAAGAGGAACGATGAAACTGCTTGGAAGCAAGCACTTCGGAGATCTCAACGCCTTCTTCAATATCAGAATATCAG GATGGAAAATGTGGATTTGTTGTTAAAATATGGCACCGATGCCTGGAAACAACACAACAATCGATTGGAAGTATATTTGACAAG AATGCAGAAATTAGCTCAGGAACTTggtgaaaagattgaaaatgtAAATCGTGAAAGGAAATATCATCAG CAAAATACTGCTTGCGAGCTCAATGCTTTGTCCATGCAATGGAAGGATCTGTGTCAGAAAAATATAGACATCCAAATTGCTTGCGCTTCTCTTGAAGCTCGCATAAAAGAACTGAAAACAGAAGCAGCAGAACG AGGTTGGAACCTGGAAGCCATCACAGAAAATAGACCGTTGTCGATTTCAGAAGTATGA
- the LOC107481895 gene encoding protein MOTHER of FT and TFL1, producing MCMMGASVDPLVVGRVIGDVIDMFVPSVGMSVYYGSKHVTNGCDIKPSMATSPPKVTLTGGNIHSLYTLVMTDPDAPSPSEPTMREWLHWVVVDIPGGTNPTQGKEIVAYMGPRPPVGIHRYILILFEQKEVLGGVEQPAARASFNTRYFARQFNLGLPVATVYFNSQKEPASKRR from the exons ATGTGCATGATGGGAGCTTCTGTTGATCCTCTGGTAGTAGGGCGGGTGATTGGGGACGTGATAGACATGTTCGTTCCGTCTGTAGGGATGTCCGTCTACTACGGCTCAAAGCACGTGACCAATGGGTGCGACATCAAGCCTTCCATGGCTACAAGCCCACCCAAGGTTACTCTCACTGGCGGCAACATTCACAGCCTCTACACCCTC GTTATGACTGATCCAGATGCACCAAGTCCTAGTGAACCAACCATGCGCGAGTGGCTTCATTG GGTCGTTGTTGACATTCCTGGCGGTACAAATCCCACCCAAG GAAAGGAGATAGTAGCTTATATGGGACCTCGGCCACCTGTGGGAATTCACCGATACATACTGATATTGTTTGAGCAGAAGGAAGTTTTAGGGGGAGTGGAACAACCAGCTGCACGCGCGAGTTTCAACACTCGCTATTTTGCCAGACAATTCAATTTAGGACTTCCGGTCGCCACAGTTTATTTCAACTCCCAGAAAGAGCCTGCTTCTAAGAGACGTTGA